A genomic region of Acidimicrobiia bacterium contains the following coding sequences:
- a CDS encoding SDR family oxidoreductase produces the protein MDVVEAFDAPVDVAVYAAVDVDTLAVQLLRDTDEETWRRRCEDPIAGFVAWLQRVHPLVVSSRGTVVLVAPSVSQEGAAGLVPYTTAVETQRLLAKSAARQWAADGITVLVVAPRLDALVSSPLDGTDALRTDPVLDAPAYDADAVAAVVALLADPAARVMTGGTFAVDGGALMTP, from the coding sequence ATGGACGTGGTCGAGGCGTTCGACGCACCCGTCGATGTCGCCGTGTACGCGGCCGTCGACGTCGACACGCTGGCGGTCCAGCTGTTGCGCGACACGGACGAGGAGACGTGGCGCCGGCGCTGCGAGGATCCGATCGCCGGGTTCGTGGCATGGTTGCAACGCGTGCACCCGTTGGTCGTGTCGTCACGCGGGACGGTCGTGCTCGTCGCACCGAGCGTGTCGCAGGAAGGTGCAGCCGGGCTCGTCCCGTACACGACCGCCGTCGAGACGCAACGCCTGCTCGCCAAGTCGGCCGCGCGGCAGTGGGCCGCGGACGGCATCACCGTGCTCGTCGTCGCGCCACGTCTCGACGCGCTGGTCTCGTCGCCACTCGACGGCACCGACGCGCTGCGCACGGACCCCGTGCTCGACGCGCCCGCCTACGACGCCGATGCCGTCGCCGCGGTCGTCGCGCTCCTCGCCGATCCTGCGGCGCGCGTGATGACCGGCGGGACGTTCGCCGTCGACGGGGGCGCGCTCATGACTCCCTGA
- a CDS encoding VOC family protein, translating to MTVRAGRLQVGIVPSDLGASLAFYRDALGLPYEGTRPALEGRSLHLFAVGDAVLKLLETGDTPRARAPRGAFADATGVRWITVDVDDLDAVVARCEAAGARTQLPLTALRPGLRLAIVEDPDGNAIELVERSDGA from the coding sequence GTGACCGTGCGCGCCGGCCGCCTGCAGGTCGGGATCGTCCCGTCCGACCTCGGCGCGTCGCTCGCGTTCTACCGCGACGCGCTCGGGCTGCCCTACGAGGGGACGCGACCCGCCCTCGAAGGACGCTCGCTCCATCTGTTCGCGGTCGGTGACGCGGTCCTGAAGCTGCTCGAGACGGGCGACACGCCCCGCGCTCGCGCGCCGCGCGGGGCATTCGCCGACGCGACCGGGGTCCGCTGGATCACCGTCGACGTCGACGACCTCGACGCCGTCGTGGCGCGCTGCGAGGCGGCGGGCGCGCGCACGCAGCTTCCCCTGACCGCGTTGCGTCCCGGGCTGCGCCTGGCGATCGTCGAGGACCCCGACGGCAACGCGATCGAGCTCGTCGAACGCTCGGACGGCGCGTGA
- a CDS encoding FAD:protein FMN transferase, with amino-acid sequence MQRAEPCWGTVVSVDVRDADHAVDERALDDVYAWFDRVDLLFSTWRDDSEIVRLGHGALARHNASDEVRTVLALSDRVREETGGAFDVRAGAHPDAPPAPGRAPLDPSGIVKGWAVQRAGELLERAGAHDFCINAGGDVLTRRPRDEATPWRVGIQHPWERDKVAAVVDAYDLAVATSGRYERGDHVLDPRTGHPATALASATVVGPDLALADAYATAVMVMGRAGLEWIARRGGYEAMAITNDARVLSTPGFARFTTPRTAS; translated from the coding sequence GTGCAGCGGGCCGAGCCGTGCTGGGGCACGGTCGTCTCGGTCGACGTGCGGGACGCGGACCACGCGGTCGACGAGCGCGCCCTCGACGACGTGTACGCGTGGTTCGACCGTGTGGACCTGCTGTTCAGCACGTGGCGGGACGACTCCGAGATCGTGCGGCTCGGGCACGGTGCGCTCGCGCGGCACAACGCGAGCGACGAGGTCCGGACCGTGCTCGCGCTCTCCGACCGCGTCCGCGAGGAGACGGGCGGAGCGTTCGACGTGCGCGCCGGCGCGCACCCGGACGCGCCGCCCGCGCCCGGGCGCGCGCCGCTCGACCCGTCCGGGATCGTGAAGGGATGGGCGGTCCAGCGCGCCGGCGAACTGCTCGAACGCGCGGGTGCGCACGACTTCTGCATCAACGCGGGCGGCGACGTGCTGACGCGCCGCCCGCGTGATGAAGCCACCCCGTGGCGCGTCGGGATCCAGCACCCGTGGGAGCGCGACAAGGTCGCGGCCGTCGTGGACGCGTACGACCTCGCGGTCGCGACGTCGGGACGGTACGAACGTGGCGACCACGTCCTCGATCCGCGCACCGGACACCCCGCGACCGCGCTCGCGTCCGCCACGGTCGTCGGGCCGGATCTCGCGCTCGCCGACGCGTACGCGACCGCCGTGATGGTGATGGGCCGGGCCGGGCTCGAATGGATCGCGCGGCGCGGCGGCTACGAGGCGATGGCGATCACGAACGACGCGCGCGTCCTGAGCACGCCGGGCTTCGCGCGCTTCACGACACCCCGAACAGCTTCTTGA
- a CDS encoding WhiB family transcriptional regulator translates to MEQLITASDDPRWRLEAACRERSVRTFFPDQSDPTTARRICARCPVRRECLEYALVTGQEHGVWGGTTPRERTQIRRGVLTIEAVFSRVVRPRRPRRRRLAS, encoded by the coding sequence GTGGAGCAACTGATCACGGCGTCGGACGACCCCCGCTGGCGCCTCGAGGCCGCGTGCCGCGAGCGCTCCGTCCGGACGTTCTTCCCCGACCAGTCCGATCCGACGACCGCCCGGCGGATCTGCGCCCGCTGCCCGGTGCGGCGGGAGTGCCTCGAATACGCGCTGGTGACCGGCCAGGAGCACGGCGTGTGGGGCGGCACGACCCCGCGCGAGCGGACGCAGATCCGGCGCGGGGTGCTGACGATCGAGGCCGTCTTCTCCCGCGTCGTCCGGCCCCGCCGGCCCCGGCGCCGCCGGCTCGCGAGCTGA
- a CDS encoding LLM class flavin-dependent oxidoreductase encodes MTALAPASVSMRLYPHNELGAPAIVDELRTQARLAVESGFDGVMTSEHHGGFAGYLPNPLQMCGWLLDAMPDGWAAPCPMLLPVRPVALLAEEVAWLAARFPGRVAVGVAPGALRLDFDVMDVPFDENMTRFRAGLPRLAAMLRGHDLGELEHDRALAACARAPVPVVSTAMSAPAVRRAARAGAGILFDGATATDRLGTLSGEYLSAGGDGRRVLIRRVWLGNPPRDAFDRQLEVYRSYSPAAAQQHWRDNGFVCRTDAAELADDLATAMREARADALNMRVHVPGVAPDAARTQIARLGEEVVPLVRDRIEGVP; translated from the coding sequence ATGACCGCGCTCGCACCCGCTTCCGTCTCGATGCGGCTGTACCCGCACAACGAGCTCGGCGCGCCCGCGATCGTCGACGAGCTCCGCACGCAGGCGCGTCTCGCGGTGGAGTCCGGGTTCGACGGCGTCATGACGAGCGAGCACCACGGGGGCTTCGCCGGGTACCTGCCGAACCCGCTGCAGATGTGCGGCTGGCTGCTCGACGCGATGCCGGACGGATGGGCCGCCCCCTGCCCCATGCTCCTGCCGGTGCGACCCGTCGCGCTCCTCGCCGAGGAGGTTGCGTGGCTCGCGGCGCGCTTCCCCGGGCGCGTCGCGGTCGGTGTCGCGCCGGGCGCGCTCCGCCTCGACTTCGACGTCATGGACGTCCCCTTCGACGAGAACATGACCCGCTTCCGCGCGGGCCTCCCGCGCCTTGCCGCGATGCTGCGCGGTCACGACCTGGGTGAGCTCGAGCACGACCGCGCGCTCGCCGCGTGCGCCCGCGCGCCCGTCCCCGTCGTCAGCACCGCGATGAGCGCGCCCGCGGTCCGGCGCGCGGCGCGCGCAGGTGCCGGGATCCTGTTCGACGGCGCGACCGCGACCGATCGTCTCGGGACGCTGTCGGGCGAGTACCTCTCGGCCGGCGGCGACGGGCGTCGCGTGCTCATCCGGCGCGTCTGGCTCGGTAACCCGCCGCGCGACGCGTTCGACCGCCAGCTCGAGGTCTACCGCAGCTACTCCCCCGCGGCCGCGCAACAGCACTGGCGTGACAACGGCTTCGTGTGCAGGACCGACGCCGCGGAGCTCGCCGACGATCTCGCGACCGCGATGCGCGAGGCCCGAGCGGACGCGCTCAACATGCGTGTCCACGTGCCCGGCGTCGCTCCCGACGCGGCCCGCACCCAGATCGCCCGGCTCGGCGAGGAGGTCGTCCCGCTGGTGCGCGACCGGATCGAGGGGGTCCCGTGA
- a CDS encoding ferredoxin reductase family protein: MTATTTASPTIPTGPRAGAVRRARADRAWIVAVAVVANGLLAIALWLRHGELASASGPGAVATAVGQVTGLLGAYALLVGVLLMARVPWLERFLGFDRLAVWHRWVGFTTVWLLVAHTVFITIGYAEANRESLAGQTMDFIRHYPDVLMAFVALVLLLAVGATSVRVARRELRRETWYATHLYAYVAVALGFAHQLAVGSDFSGDAVARAWWVALFVVTLGAVAVWRVGVPVAFNARHRLRVADVRREGPGVVSIAMTGRRLEEIHARPGQFFVWRFLAPGGMWRARPFSLSAPVGRNRLRITVKEAGEQTRALQHVRRGTRVFAEGPYGAFTDERRTRRRAVLIAGGIGITPLRALLETMPAAPGDLTLLYRVATPRDLVFRDELTDLGIERGITLHALTGEEIGDDDTDRLGVPALRALVPDIRERDCFVCGPPGLVDAVCRRLHRLGVPRTQIHFERFEY; the protein is encoded by the coding sequence ATGACGGCGACGACCACGGCGAGCCCGACCATCCCCACCGGGCCGCGGGCCGGCGCGGTCCGGCGCGCGCGGGCCGACCGAGCCTGGATCGTCGCCGTCGCGGTCGTCGCGAACGGCCTGCTCGCGATCGCGCTCTGGCTGCGACACGGGGAGCTCGCGAGCGCGTCCGGACCCGGTGCCGTCGCGACCGCCGTCGGTCAGGTCACCGGCCTCCTCGGCGCGTACGCGCTCCTCGTCGGCGTGCTGCTCATGGCGCGGGTGCCGTGGCTCGAGCGCTTCCTCGGCTTCGACCGGCTCGCGGTGTGGCACCGCTGGGTGGGGTTCACGACCGTGTGGCTCCTCGTGGCGCACACCGTGTTCATCACGATCGGGTACGCGGAGGCGAACCGCGAGTCGCTCGCGGGCCAGACGATGGACTTCATCCGCCACTACCCGGACGTGTTGATGGCGTTCGTCGCGCTCGTCCTGCTCCTCGCAGTCGGCGCGACGTCCGTCCGCGTCGCGCGTCGAGAGCTGCGACGCGAGACGTGGTACGCGACGCACCTGTACGCGTACGTCGCCGTCGCGCTCGGGTTCGCCCACCAGCTGGCGGTCGGCAGCGACTTCAGCGGTGACGCCGTCGCGCGCGCATGGTGGGTCGCGCTGTTCGTCGTCACGCTCGGCGCGGTCGCCGTCTGGAGGGTCGGTGTACCGGTCGCGTTCAACGCCCGCCATCGGCTGCGCGTCGCGGACGTGCGCCGCGAGGGCCCGGGCGTCGTGTCGATCGCGATGACGGGTCGCCGTCTCGAGGAGATCCACGCCCGACCCGGCCAGTTCTTCGTCTGGCGGTTCCTCGCGCCGGGCGGGATGTGGAGGGCGCGACCGTTCTCGCTGTCCGCCCCGGTCGGGCGGAACCGACTCCGCATCACCGTCAAGGAGGCGGGCGAGCAGACACGCGCGCTCCAACACGTCCGCCGGGGAACCCGCGTCTTCGCCGAAGGACCGTACGGCGCGTTCACCGACGAGCGCCGCACGCGGCGCCGCGCGGTGCTCATCGCGGGTGGCATCGGCATCACACCGCTGCGCGCCCTGCTCGAGACGATGCCGGCCGCGCCCGGCGACCTGACCCTGCTCTACCGGGTCGCGACCCCGAGGGACCTCGTCTTCCGCGACGAGCTGACGGACCTCGGGATCGAACGCGGCATCACGCTGCACGCGCTGACCGGCGAGGAGATCGGCGACGACGACACGGACCGCCTCGGCGTCCCGGCCCTCCGCGCGCTCGTGCCGGACATCCGTGAGCGCGACTGCTTCGTGTGCGGGCCGCCCGGCCTGGTCGACGCGGTGTGCCGCCGCCTGCACCGGCTCGGCGTGCCGCGCACGCAGATCCACTTCGAGCGGTTCGAGTACTGA
- a CDS encoding alpha-ketoglutarate-dependent dioxygenase AlkB: MPAVPLLTSVAPVERHRLDERSWVDVTRGWVASPGPIYEDLVERVEFKTSRLWRYERWVEEPRVGAWFTTATLPHPVLRDAQRALQSRYGVTFDGASVIWYRNGRDSVAFHRDRELRFCEDTVIAILTFGQRRPWLLRPRTRRDKWIAPDGGATHDFAPGPGDLLVMGGRCQADWEHAVPKVDVPIGGRVSVQWRWTSRRGRPEVGGSYRAPRNFA; encoded by the coding sequence GTGCCCGCGGTCCCGCTGCTGACGTCCGTCGCACCCGTCGAGCGCCACCGTCTCGACGAGCGCTCCTGGGTCGACGTCACGCGCGGGTGGGTCGCGAGCCCGGGACCGATCTATGAGGACCTCGTCGAGCGGGTCGAGTTCAAGACGTCGCGGTTGTGGCGGTACGAGCGCTGGGTCGAGGAGCCGCGCGTCGGCGCGTGGTTCACGACTGCGACGCTGCCTCACCCGGTCCTCCGCGACGCGCAGCGCGCGCTGCAGTCGCGCTACGGCGTCACGTTCGACGGCGCGTCCGTCATCTGGTACCGCAACGGCCGTGACAGCGTCGCGTTCCATCGCGACCGCGAGTTGCGCTTCTGCGAGGACACCGTCATCGCGATCCTGACGTTCGGGCAGCGCCGGCCGTGGCTCCTGCGACCGCGCACCCGGCGCGACAAGTGGATCGCGCCCGACGGTGGCGCCACGCACGACTTCGCGCCCGGTCCGGGCGACCTGCTGGTGATGGGCGGACGGTGCCAGGCCGACTGGGAGCACGCGGTGCCGAAGGTCGACGTGCCGATCGGCGGCCGCGTCTCGGTGCAGTGGCGGTGGACGTCGCGGCGCGGCCGTCCCGAGGTGGGGGGCTCGTACCGCGCCCCGCGCAACTTCGCGTAG
- a CDS encoding TIGR03617 family F420-dependent LLM class oxidoreductase, with protein MKAHMMTGGTALRDFQEVARGAAAAGYAGLVVTEAGRTAYLSCAAAALSGADLDLATGVAVAFPRSPMVTASVAWELAEATGGRFRLGVGPQVRAHVERRYSSEFDHPGPRLREYVEALHAIFDAFRGDRPLEYDGDFYRFSLLPPTWSPGPIGAPNPPVDVAAVNPWMLRMSGTVADGVHVHPLNAPAYYEQTLVPNVRAGLARAGRDPSTFTVFVPLFTVPGADEGERRPWREASRAMVAFYGSTPNYAFIFEQLGAPETTPRLRAAQKSGAPAEMAKVIDDELLAHFVVEGTWDELPDVVAERCAPLRDFDVQVVLYHAGMAARRGDGSYERLGDVARRLAAR; from the coding sequence ATGAAGGCGCACATGATGACCGGGGGCACGGCGCTGCGCGACTTCCAAGAAGTCGCACGCGGCGCGGCGGCGGCCGGCTACGCGGGCCTCGTCGTGACGGAGGCGGGCCGCACCGCCTACTTGTCGTGCGCGGCCGCGGCGCTCTCGGGTGCCGACCTCGATCTCGCGACCGGCGTGGCTGTCGCGTTCCCGCGCAGCCCGATGGTGACCGCGTCGGTCGCCTGGGAGCTCGCCGAGGCGACCGGTGGCCGCTTCCGTCTCGGCGTCGGGCCGCAGGTGCGCGCGCACGTCGAGCGTCGCTACTCGTCGGAGTTCGACCACCCCGGACCGCGGCTGCGCGAGTACGTCGAGGCGCTGCACGCGATCTTCGACGCGTTCCGCGGCGACCGGCCGCTCGAGTACGACGGTGACTTCTACCGCTTCTCGCTGCTGCCGCCGACGTGGTCGCCCGGCCCGATCGGCGCGCCGAACCCGCCCGTCGACGTCGCCGCGGTGAACCCGTGGATGCTGCGCATGTCGGGCACGGTCGCGGACGGCGTGCACGTCCATCCGCTGAACGCGCCCGCGTACTACGAGCAGACGCTCGTCCCGAACGTCCGCGCGGGGCTCGCACGCGCCGGGCGCGACCCCTCGACGTTCACGGTGTTCGTCCCCCTGTTCACCGTTCCGGGCGCGGACGAGGGCGAGCGCCGGCCGTGGCGCGAGGCGTCGCGCGCCATGGTCGCGTTCTACGGGTCCACGCCGAACTACGCGTTCATCTTCGAGCAGCTCGGCGCGCCCGAGACGACGCCGCGGCTGCGTGCCGCGCAGAAGAGCGGAGCTCCGGCCGAGATGGCGAAGGTCATCGACGACGAGCTGCTCGCGCACTTCGTCGTCGAGGGCACGTGGGACGAGCTGCCCGACGTCGTCGCCGAGCGGTGCGCGCCACTGCGCGACTTCGACGTGCAGGTCGTGCTGTACCACGCGGGCATGGCCGCCCGTCGCGGCGACGGCAGCTACGAGCGCCTCGGCGACGTCGCGCGAAGACTCGCCGCGCGCTGA
- a CDS encoding GNAT family N-acetyltransferase, whose protein sequence is MTDPLDNAVWHALTGPQHDVAQRNASAARYEPDVAPFAALPDEPSAAAWDDLRALVGPGNGAVLFRAEVDAPDGWEVLWRGIGFQMVATTPPPGAARDGAGVTPLGHADVDDMTDLVARTRPGPFLPRTITLGTYLGVRLDGKLVAMAGERMRLDGFTEVSAVCVHEAYRGRGYAARLVGELVARVCARRETAFLHVVGDNAPAIALYEKLGFVVRRTIEAAGVRAPG, encoded by the coding sequence ATGACCGACCCGCTCGACAACGCGGTCTGGCACGCGCTCACCGGGCCGCAGCACGACGTCGCGCAACGCAACGCGTCGGCCGCGCGCTACGAGCCGGATGTCGCTCCGTTCGCCGCGCTCCCCGACGAGCCGAGCGCCGCCGCATGGGACGACCTGCGCGCGCTCGTCGGGCCCGGGAACGGCGCCGTGCTGTTCCGGGCCGAGGTCGACGCACCCGACGGGTGGGAGGTGCTGTGGCGCGGGATCGGGTTCCAGATGGTCGCGACCACGCCACCGCCGGGCGCTGCTCGCGACGGCGCCGGGGTGACACCCCTCGGGCACGCGGATGTCGACGACATGACGGATCTCGTCGCACGCACGCGCCCGGGTCCGTTCCTCCCCCGGACGATCACGCTCGGGACGTACCTGGGTGTCCGGCTCGACGGGAAGCTCGTCGCGATGGCCGGCGAGCGGATGCGCCTCGACGGCTTCACCGAGGTCAGCGCGGTCTGCGTCCACGAGGCGTACCGCGGTCGCGGCTACGCCGCGCGACTCGTGGGCGAGCTCGTGGCGCGCGTCTGCGCGCGGCGCGAGACCGCGTTCCTGCACGTCGTCGGGGACAACGCGCCGGCGATCGCGCTGTACGAGAAGCTCGGGTTCGTCGTGCGGCGAACGATCGAGGCCGCCGGCGTGCGCGCGCCCGGCTGA
- a CDS encoding DUF222 domain-containing protein: MRVQRLHVLAVLDERDAGADDGALDMEGWVAAQSLVTRPHAVQQVATARALKDLPRVAEVAARGELSWDQLVPLAQIANAESDGWWAEHGRGYSPAQLGYRAGLRRRAREADDVERQRQRSLVWWFDQRIKMLRLKGRLTPEQGEQLTRALERIVERDPVGPDGSVESWEARYADALAELAGVNLAADSDTDRACVVVRMEHDTASGFVGDHDAPISPEVCRRLRCDAWIQLLIRDAFGNPVALSARRRTVSPALGRILRHRDRTCRFPGCTRTWGLQAHHMVHYEHGGPTEAANLLMVCPRHHRWVHEHGWRVRGDPNRADGLVFRRPDGRIYAPGPPPLDPTTRDRIFAA, encoded by the coding sequence GTGCGTGTCCAGCGCCTGCACGTGCTCGCGGTGCTCGACGAACGTGACGCGGGCGCGGACGACGGTGCGCTCGACATGGAGGGTTGGGTTGCGGCGCAGTCGTTGGTGACGCGCCCACACGCGGTGCAGCAGGTCGCGACGGCGCGCGCGTTGAAGGATCTGCCGCGCGTCGCGGAGGTCGCGGCGCGCGGCGAGCTCTCGTGGGATCAGTTGGTGCCGCTCGCCCAGATCGCGAACGCGGAGAGCGACGGCTGGTGGGCGGAGCACGGGCGTGGGTACTCGCCGGCGCAGCTCGGCTACCGGGCCGGGCTGCGGCGCAGGGCGCGTGAGGCCGACGACGTGGAGCGTCAGCGGCAGCGGTCGTTGGTGTGGTGGTTCGATCAGCGGATCAAGATGCTGCGCCTCAAGGGCCGGCTCACGCCGGAGCAGGGTGAGCAGCTGACCCGCGCGCTGGAGCGGATCGTGGAGCGCGATCCGGTCGGCCCGGACGGGTCGGTGGAGTCGTGGGAGGCCCGGTACGCGGACGCGCTGGCCGAGCTCGCGGGCGTGAACCTGGCGGCCGACAGCGACACCGATCGTGCGTGTGTGGTGGTCCGTATGGAACACGACACGGCGTCGGGGTTCGTCGGGGACCACGACGCCCCGATCTCGCCGGAGGTGTGTCGCCGCCTGCGCTGTGACGCGTGGATCCAGCTGCTGATCCGGGACGCGTTCGGCAACCCCGTCGCGTTGAGCGCGCGCCGCCGCACGGTGTCACCGGCGTTGGGCCGCATCCTGCGTCACCGGGATCGGACGTGCCGGTTCCCCGGCTGCACGCGCACCTGGGGACTCCAGGCCCATCACATGGTGCACTACGAGCACGGCGGGCCGACCGAGGCCGCCAACCTGCTCATGGTCTGCCCGCGCCATCACCGCTGGGTGCACGAGCACGGCTGGCGCGTGCGCGGCGACCCGAACCGCGCGGACGGGCTCGTGTTCCGACGACCCGACGGGCGCATCTACGCGCCCGGCCCACCACCGCTCGACCCGACCACCCGCGACCGCATCTTCGCCGCGTGA
- a CDS encoding FMN-binding protein, which translates to MRRVVPVLVATAAGLALLLSFHTSPATPTRVAHAAPATNPPAAAAPPTTGTTAPAGSSGDTSSQPSTTTTAPSARREVDGPTVSTQYGDVQVRVTVANGRLVDVKALQLPGDRPRSARISDFAGPELRDEALQAQSANIDVVSGATYTSEGYAQSLQAALQAAGVNS; encoded by the coding sequence ATGCGCCGCGTCGTTCCCGTTCTCGTCGCCACCGCCGCGGGGTTGGCCCTGCTGCTGAGCTTCCACACGTCGCCGGCCACGCCGACACGCGTCGCGCACGCGGCCCCGGCCACGAACCCGCCCGCGGCCGCGGCGCCGCCCACCACGGGCACGACCGCGCCGGCCGGGTCGTCGGGCGACACGTCGTCGCAGCCCTCGACGACGACGACCGCACCGTCGGCGCGTCGCGAGGTGGACGGGCCCACCGTCTCGACGCAATACGGCGACGTGCAGGTGCGCGTCACCGTGGCGAACGGCCGTCTCGTCGACGTCAAGGCGCTGCAGCTCCCCGGTGACCGTCCCCGCTCGGCGCGCATCAGCGACTTCGCCGGCCCCGAGCTCCGGGACGAGGCGTTGCAGGCCCAGAGCGCGAACATCGACGTCGTGTCGGGCGCGACGTACACGAGCGAGGGCTACGCGCAGTCGCTGCAGGCCGCGCTCCAGGCCGCCGGCGTCAACTCCTGA
- a CDS encoding SDR family oxidoreductase, whose translation MQRGRVVLITGANRGIGRGLALAFAARGARVVVTARDVAGGETVVDEIRARNADACFARCDVTRRDDVEQAVATAVDHYGGLDAMIHNAVSVRSSEPHDVATAPLELWGEHASVSITGAYHCAAAAYGPLRDRGGAMLVLTSPAGINGSHNLPFYAAVKGAQRAFVKSLAREWGPDGIRVNGLAPLATTPALANAFAHDPAMEERLTRLVPLGRFGDPERDIGPAAVFLCSDDARYVTGQTLVVSGGRLTSL comes from the coding sequence GTGCAGCGGGGACGAGTGGTGCTGATCACCGGCGCGAACCGCGGCATCGGGCGTGGGCTCGCGCTCGCCTTCGCCGCGCGAGGCGCCCGCGTGGTCGTCACCGCGCGTGACGTCGCCGGTGGCGAGACCGTCGTCGACGAGATCCGCGCGCGCAACGCCGACGCGTGCTTCGCGCGTTGCGACGTCACGCGTCGCGACGACGTCGAGCAGGCGGTCGCCACGGCGGTCGACCACTACGGCGGGCTCGACGCGATGATCCACAACGCGGTCAGCGTGCGGTCGAGCGAGCCACACGACGTCGCGACCGCGCCGCTCGAGCTGTGGGGCGAGCACGCGTCGGTGTCGATCACCGGCGCGTACCACTGCGCGGCCGCGGCGTACGGGCCGCTGCGAGACCGGGGCGGTGCCATGCTCGTCCTCACCTCGCCCGCGGGCATCAACGGCTCGCACAACCTGCCGTTCTACGCGGCGGTGAAGGGCGCGCAACGCGCGTTCGTGAAGAGCCTGGCGCGGGAGTGGGGTCCCGACGGCATCCGCGTCAACGGTCTCGCGCCCCTCGCCACGACACCCGCGCTCGCGAACGCGTTCGCGCACGACCCTGCGATGGAGGAACGCCTCACGCGTCTCGTCCCGCTCGGCCGCTTCGGTGACCCGGAACGGGACATCGGGCCGGCGGCCGTGTTCCTGTGCAGCGACGACGCCCGCTACGTCACGGGGCAGACGCTCGTGGTCAGCGGCGGCCGCCTCACGAGCCTGTGA
- a CDS encoding alcohol dehydrogenase catalytic domain-containing protein has product MPPDLMPAAVYTGERSVDVREVRVPEPRPGEALVEVSHCGVCGTDLHLVLEGYARPGSILGHEWSATVVDAGDGTRFGPGARVVGNPTPGCGRCRACLRGRPSVCLEREPVDFTEWRGAFTRYLAVPERSLSPVPDGLSTRHAALTEPTAIALHTVALSGVTTEDRVLVTGAGPVGLLTLAVLRAQGITDVTVVEPFPARRARAAEIGARRVLDPGELPRAPLGRPVDSPFTIAFECSGNARAAEAALDQLDYAGTLVFVGTGHEEPRVNHNRMIVLELTALGAYNYGADGFSGALDLLASGRLPVDLLVEPDDVTLDELDTTMRRLARGELPGKVLVRPEVSR; this is encoded by the coding sequence GTGCCACCCGACCTGATGCCTGCCGCCGTGTACACGGGTGAGCGTTCCGTCGACGTGCGCGAGGTGCGCGTGCCCGAGCCGCGTCCCGGTGAGGCGCTCGTCGAGGTGTCGCACTGCGGCGTGTGCGGCACGGATCTCCACCTCGTCCTCGAGGGATACGCCCGGCCGGGGTCGATCCTCGGTCACGAGTGGTCGGCGACGGTGGTCGACGCCGGCGACGGCACGCGCTTCGGTCCCGGGGCGCGCGTCGTCGGCAACCCGACGCCCGGGTGCGGGCGGTGCCGCGCCTGCCTCCGGGGCCGCCCGTCGGTGTGCCTCGAGCGCGAGCCCGTCGACTTCACCGAGTGGCGCGGCGCGTTCACGCGGTACCTCGCGGTTCCCGAGCGGTCGCTGTCGCCGGTTCCCGACGGCCTGTCGACGCGACACGCGGCGCTGACCGAGCCGACCGCGATCGCGCTCCACACGGTCGCGCTCTCGGGCGTGACGACCGAGGACCGCGTGCTCGTGACGGGCGCGGGCCCGGTCGGGCTCCTGACGCTCGCGGTCCTGCGGGCACAGGGGATCACCGACGTCACGGTCGTCGAGCCCTTCCCCGCTCGGCGGGCGCGCGCGGCGGAGATCGGCGCGCGACGCGTCCTCGATCCCGGCGAGCTCCCACGCGCGCCGCTCGGCCGGCCGGTCGACTCGCCGTTCACGATCGCGTTCGAGTGCTCGGGGAACGCGCGGGCCGCCGAAGCGGCGCTCGACCAGCTCGACTACGCGGGCACGCTCGTCTTCGTCGGCACCGGACACGAGGAGCCGCGCGTGAACCACAACCGGATGATCGTGCTCGAGCTGACCGCGCTCGGTGCGTACAACTACGGAGCCGACGGCTTCTCCGGCGCGCTCGACCTGCTCGCGTCCGGCCGTCTCCCCGTCGACCTGCTCGTCGAGCCCGACGACGTGACGCTGGACGAGCTCGACACGACGATGCGCCGTCTCGCGCGCGGCGAGCTCCCCGGCAAGGTGCTCGTGCGGCCGGAGGTCTCCCGATGA